A part of Pectobacterium cacticida genomic DNA contains:
- the dnaG gene encoding DNA primase, producing the protein MAGRIPRVFINDLLARTDIVDLIDARVKLKKQGKNHHACCPFHHEKTPSFTVNSDKQFYHCFGCGAHGNAIDFLMNYDRLEFVEAIEELATQYGLEVPYETGTGTTQLARHQRQSLYELMGRINEFYRQALNESAGVPALQYLQRRGLSAEVINHFAIGFAPPGWDNVLKRFGSSRDDRSSLNDAGMLVTNDQGRMYDRFRERVMFPIRDKRGRVIAFGGRVLGDGTPKYLNSPETEIFHKGRQLYGLYEAQQNHVQLKRLLVVEGYMDVVALAQFGIDYAVASLGTSTTAEHIQLLFRATDQVVCCYDGDRAGREAAWRALETALPYLNDGRQLRFMFLPDGEDPDTLVRKEGKLAFEQRMEQAHPLSQFLFETLQQQVDMSSPDGRTKLSSLALPLIGQVPGETLRLYLRQQLGNKLGILDDSQLEKLLPKVSEPAQSYQPPQLKVTTMRILIGLLVQNPRLAAEVPDLALEGIEEDKVAGLTLFQDLVKTCNASPGMNMGLLLEKYRDSKYHKQLETMASWDHMIIEEELDEKFRISLAELYDQLLRQRQETLIARDRTHGLNAKEKKELWSLQLALARRH; encoded by the coding sequence ATGGCTGGAAGAATCCCACGTGTATTTATTAATGACCTGCTTGCTCGCACCGACATCGTCGATCTTATCGACGCGCGCGTCAAACTAAAAAAGCAGGGCAAAAACCATCATGCGTGTTGTCCTTTCCATCATGAAAAAACCCCTTCTTTCACCGTAAACAGTGATAAACAGTTCTATCATTGCTTTGGCTGCGGCGCACACGGCAACGCTATTGATTTTTTAATGAATTACGATCGCCTTGAATTCGTTGAAGCCATTGAAGAACTGGCTACCCAATACGGCCTTGAGGTGCCTTATGAAACGGGTACTGGCACAACCCAATTAGCACGGCACCAACGACAAAGTCTTTACGAATTGATGGGACGCATTAACGAGTTCTATCGACAAGCGTTGAATGAATCAGCGGGAGTACCCGCGTTACAGTATCTGCAACGGCGTGGTTTAAGCGCAGAAGTAATTAACCATTTTGCGATTGGCTTTGCCCCTCCCGGTTGGGATAACGTTTTAAAACGTTTTGGCAGTAGTCGCGATGATCGCAGCTCATTGAACGATGCCGGTATGCTGGTGACTAACGATCAAGGCCGAATGTATGACCGTTTCCGCGAGCGGGTGATGTTTCCCATTCGTGACAAACGAGGCAGAGTCATCGCCTTTGGGGGGCGGGTATTGGGTGACGGCACACCCAAATACCTTAATTCGCCTGAAACGGAGATTTTTCATAAAGGTCGCCAACTTTACGGGCTATATGAAGCGCAGCAAAATCACGTTCAGCTAAAGCGACTGCTCGTTGTCGAGGGCTATATGGATGTGGTCGCGCTGGCGCAGTTTGGCATTGATTATGCGGTAGCGTCGTTGGGTACCTCAACAACAGCCGAACATATCCAGTTACTCTTTCGTGCCACAGATCAGGTGGTTTGTTGTTACGACGGGGACCGCGCCGGACGCGAAGCGGCATGGCGCGCATTGGAAACTGCGCTACCTTATCTGAATGATGGTCGCCAGTTACGTTTTATGTTCCTGCCAGACGGTGAAGATCCAGACACCTTGGTACGTAAAGAAGGCAAGCTTGCTTTTGAGCAGCGCATGGAGCAGGCCCATCCGTTGTCACAATTTTTGTTTGAAACCTTGCAACAGCAGGTGGACATGAGTTCGCCCGATGGTCGAACCAAACTCAGTTCGTTAGCTTTGCCGTTGATAGGCCAGGTACCGGGAGAAACGCTTCGACTGTATCTGCGTCAGCAACTCGGTAATAAATTGGGAATTTTAGACGATAGTCAGTTGGAAAAATTGCTGCCAAAAGTGTCAGAACCAGCGCAATCCTACCAACCGCCACAGCTAAAAGTTACAACTATGCGTATACTCATAGGACTTTTAGTACAAAACCCGAGGCTAGCCGCAGAGGTTCCCGACCTGGCACTGGAAGGGATTGAAGAAGACAAAGTCGCCGGTTTAACGTTATTTCAGGATCTAGTAAAAACCTGTAATGCCAGCCCAGGGATGAATATGGGGTTGCTGCTGGAAAAATACCGTGACAGCAAATACCACAAGCAGCTTGAAACGATGGCCTCATGGGACCATATGATCATTGAAGAAGAGCTCGACGAGAAGTTCAGAATCAGCTTGGCAGAGCTCTACGATCAACTATTGAGACAGCGACAAGAAACATTGATAGCCCGTGATAGAACGCACGGGTTAAACGCCAAAGAAAAAAAAGAGCTTTGGTCGTTGCAACTGGCATTGGCCAGAAGACACTGA
- the rpsU gene encoding 30S ribosomal protein S21, producing MPVIKVRENEPFDVALRRFKRSCEKAGVLAEVRRREFYEKPTTERKRAKASAVKRHAKKLARENARRTRLY from the coding sequence ATGCCGGTAATTAAAGTACGTGAAAACGAGCCGTTCGACGTTGCTCTGCGTCGCTTCAAGCGTTCCTGTGAAAAGGCGGGTGTTTTAGCTGAAGTTCGTCGTCGTGAATTTTATGAAAAACCTACGACCGAACGCAAACGTGCTAAAGCTTCTGCAGTGAAACGTCACGCAAAGAAATTGGCTCGAGAAAACGCACGCCGCACTCGTCTGTATTAA
- the tsaD gene encoding tRNA (adenosine(37)-N6)-threonylcarbamoyltransferase complex transferase subunit TsaD: protein MRVLGIETSCDETGVAIYDTETGLLANQLYSQIKLHADYGGVVPELASRDHVRKTVPLIQAALSEAGLAASDIDGVAYTVGPGLVGALLVGATVGRSLAFAWGVPAIPVHHMEGHLLAPMLEDNPPEFPFVALLVSGGHTQLISVTGIGKYRLLGESIDDAAGEAFDKTAKLLGLDYPGGPMLSKMAQSGDPHRFTFPRPMTDRPGLDFSFSGLKTFAANTIRNHGDDDQTRADIARAFEDAVVDTLAIKCRRALDDTGFKRLVMAGGVSANRTLRQRLGEVMAKRGGEVFYARPSFCTDNGAMIAYAGSVRLRHGTSETLSVSVRPRWPLAELSAV, encoded by the coding sequence ATGCGTGTATTAGGTATCGAAACATCCTGTGATGAAACTGGCGTGGCCATCTATGACACAGAAACCGGTTTGCTTGCTAATCAATTATACAGTCAGATCAAATTACATGCTGATTATGGCGGTGTAGTGCCTGAGCTCGCCTCACGCGATCATGTACGCAAAACGGTGCCACTCATTCAGGCTGCACTCAGTGAAGCTGGTTTGGCGGCCAGCGATATTGATGGTGTGGCTTATACTGTAGGCCCGGGGTTGGTAGGCGCGCTATTGGTGGGGGCGACTGTTGGCCGCTCTCTGGCGTTCGCTTGGGGGGTGCCAGCAATCCCAGTACACCACATGGAAGGGCATTTGCTGGCGCCAATGCTGGAAGATAATCCGCCCGAGTTTCCTTTTGTGGCACTGTTGGTTTCTGGTGGTCATACACAACTCATCAGCGTGACGGGCATTGGAAAATACCGTCTTCTTGGCGAATCGATTGATGACGCGGCGGGTGAAGCGTTTGATAAAACAGCGAAGCTATTGGGGTTGGATTATCCCGGTGGGCCAATGTTGTCAAAAATGGCACAATCTGGCGATCCCCATCGTTTTACGTTTCCGCGTCCAATGACCGATCGCCCAGGATTGGATTTTAGCTTTTCCGGCCTTAAAACGTTTGCCGCCAATACCATTCGCAACCACGGAGATGACGATCAAACTCGTGCCGATATTGCGCGTGCATTTGAAGATGCTGTTGTGGATACCTTGGCGATCAAGTGTCGTCGCGCATTGGATGATACCGGATTTAAACGACTTGTTATGGCCGGTGGTGTGAGTGCAAACCGGACGCTGCGCCAGCGCCTAGGTGAAGTGATGGCAAAACGCGGTGGTGAAGTATTTTATGCGCGGCCTTCATTTTGCACGGATAATGGCGCGATGATTGCCTATGCAGGTAGCGTACGTTTGCGTCATGGTACGAGTGAGACGCTGAGTGTATCAGTCAGGCCACGTTGGCCGCTGGCGGAGCTGTCTGCGGTATAA
- the argR gene encoding transcriptional regulator ArgR: MRNSTKQEDLVKSFKALLKEEKFSSQSEIVQALQDEGFENINQSKVSRMLTKFGAVRTRNAKMEMVYCLPAELGVPTTSSPLKNLVLDVDYNDAVVVIHTSPGAAQLIARLLDSLGKSEGILGTIAGDDTIFTTPARNFSVKQLYEAILILFEQEL; the protein is encoded by the coding sequence ATGCGAAACTCGACAAAGCAGGAAGATCTCGTTAAATCGTTCAAAGCGCTGTTAAAGGAAGAGAAGTTCAGTTCCCAAAGTGAAATTGTTCAGGCATTGCAAGACGAAGGGTTTGAAAACATTAACCAGTCTAAAGTATCACGCATGCTAACAAAATTTGGCGCGGTACGCACACGTAATGCGAAGATGGAAATGGTATATTGTCTTCCCGCCGAACTGGGTGTTCCTACGACATCTAGCCCATTGAAAAACCTGGTATTAGACGTAGATTATAACGATGCAGTCGTCGTCATCCATACCAGCCCAGGCGCTGCGCAACTCATTGCCCGCCTACTAGACTCCCTGGGAAAATCTGAAGGGATCTTAGGTACCATCGCCGGTGATGACACGATCTTTACCACCCCAGCAAGAAATTTCAGTGTCAAACAACTCTACGAAGCCATTTTGATACTCTTCGAGCAAGAGTTATAA
- the mdh gene encoding malate dehydrogenase encodes MKVAVLGAAGGIGQALALLLKTQLPSGSELSLYDIAPVTPGVAVDLGHIPTAVKTIGFSGEDAKPALIGADVVLISAGVARKPGMDRSDLFNVNASIVRNLVEQIAVVCPKACIGVITNPVNTTVAIAAEVLKKAGVYDKNKLFGVTTLDVIRSNTFVAELKGKLPQEINVPVVGGHSGVTILPLLSQVPGVEFSEQEVIELTKRIQNAGTEVVEAKAGSGSATLSMGHAAACFGLSLVRALQGKKEVVECAYVESDGEYARFFAQPVLLGKDGIIERKKIGSLSAFEQNALNTMLDTLRQDIELGEAFIKK; translated from the coding sequence ATGAAAGTTGCAGTTCTCGGAGCGGCAGGCGGCATCGGTCAGGCACTCGCACTCCTCCTCAAAACCCAGCTTCCTTCTGGTTCAGAATTATCTCTGTACGATATTGCTCCTGTTACACCAGGTGTCGCTGTTGATCTGGGCCATATCCCTACCGCTGTAAAGACGATAGGTTTTAGCGGTGAGGATGCTAAACCCGCGCTTATTGGTGCGGATGTTGTGCTGATTTCTGCCGGGGTGGCGCGAAAACCTGGTATGGATCGTTCTGATTTATTTAACGTTAATGCCAGCATTGTGCGTAATTTGGTTGAACAAATTGCTGTTGTTTGCCCGAAAGCTTGCATTGGCGTGATTACGAACCCTGTGAATACTACTGTGGCTATCGCTGCCGAAGTGCTAAAAAAAGCAGGAGTATATGACAAAAATAAACTGTTCGGCGTCACCACGCTGGATGTTATCCGCTCTAATACGTTCGTCGCTGAGTTAAAAGGTAAACTGCCGCAGGAGATTAATGTGCCCGTGGTGGGGGGGCATTCTGGTGTGACAATTTTGCCGCTACTGTCTCAGGTTCCTGGTGTCGAATTCAGCGAGCAGGAAGTTATTGAACTGACTAAGCGTATTCAGAATGCGGGCACAGAAGTTGTTGAAGCCAAAGCAGGGAGTGGGTCTGCGACATTATCTATGGGGCATGCCGCAGCCTGTTTCGGCCTCTCCCTCGTCAGAGCACTGCAAGGCAAAAAGGAAGTAGTGGAATGCGCATATGTTGAGAGTGATGGTGAATATGCCCGCTTCTTCGCGCAGCCGGTCCTGTTAGGAAAAGACGGGATTATAGAGCGTAAAAAAATCGGCTCATTAAGTGCTTTTGAGCAAAACGCGCTTAACACCATGCTGGATACGCTAAGGCAGGATATTGAATTAGGCGAGGCGTTTATCAAGAAGTGA
- a CDS encoding helix-turn-helix domain-containing protein, giving the protein MISRKQDWHPADIIAALRKKNTTLAAVSRAAGLSSSTLANALSRPWPKGEWLIADALGIHPSEIWPSRYYDPETNKLIDRKKLIRPD; this is encoded by the coding sequence ATGATTTCAAGGAAACAAGACTGGCACCCTGCTGATATCATTGCTGCACTGCGCAAAAAAAACACGACGCTGGCGGCGGTATCGCGAGCGGCCGGATTAAGTTCATCGACGTTAGCTAACGCACTCTCTCGCCCCTGGCCTAAAGGAGAATGGCTGATTGCCGATGCATTGGGAATACATCCATCTGAGATTTGGCCAAGTCGGTACTACGATCCTGAAACCAATAAACTTATCGATAGAAAGAAACTCATTCGCCCCGATTAA
- a CDS encoding DNA-binding protein, with the protein MKKEWFATNELVGVGGLPKSRQGLNKRAREDGWEKRRRKGVQGRGVEYSIHSLPDTVKTALLREIEPSPYSEKQPASLAVWMKIYQQLSEKERDNLISYILRVGVSATLRQLGITPSSEDGVSSTEID; encoded by the coding sequence ATGAAAAAAGAGTGGTTTGCTACCAACGAATTGGTTGGAGTCGGTGGCCTTCCTAAATCCAGACAAGGATTGAATAAGCGCGCTCGTGAAGATGGGTGGGAGAAACGCCGTCGCAAAGGTGTCCAGGGAAGGGGCGTTGAGTACTCAATTCACAGCTTGCCGGATACGGTAAAGACAGCACTATTACGCGAAATTGAACCTTCACCGTATTCTGAGAAACAGCCAGCCTCTCTAGCTGTATGGATGAAGATCTATCAACAATTATCTGAAAAAGAAAGAGATAACCTAATTTCTTATATTTTACGAGTTGGCGTGTCAGCAACGTTACGCCAGTTGGGTATTACGCCGTCAAGTGAAGATGGCGTCTCATCCACGGAGATTGATTGA
- a CDS encoding DNA-binding protein, whose product MDKEWFTTSELVGVGGLPKSPQGLNKRARDDGWEKRRRKGVQGRGVEYSIRSLPSEVRQSLSMKENPPTEYYRIDNEPTLLSSWVHIFHQLSVDERTRLINFILREGTIAMLSRLDTGTSGQTD is encoded by the coding sequence GTGGACAAAGAATGGTTTACAACAAGTGAGCTGGTCGGCGTAGGTGGATTGCCTAAATCACCGCAGGGGCTGAACAAACGGGCACGTGATGACGGCTGGGAAAAGCGTCGGCGGAAAGGAGTTCAAGGACGAGGTGTCGAATATTCTATTCGTAGTTTGCCGAGCGAGGTCAGACAATCTCTTTCTATGAAGGAGAATCCGCCAACAGAGTATTATCGCATCGATAATGAGCCGACATTACTATCTTCATGGGTGCATATCTTTCATCAGCTTTCCGTTGATGAAAGAACCCGACTAATTAATTTCATCTTAAGGGAAGGGACGATAGCGATGTTGTCTCGTCTGGATACTGGCACATCTGGCCAGACTGATTAA
- the ispB gene encoding octaprenyl diphosphate synthase, which produces MNLEQITTLAAQDMAAVNDVILKHLNSDVVLINQLGHYIIDGGGKRIRPMIAVLAARALAYAGDKHITVAALIEFIHTATLLHDDVVDESDMRRGKATANAAFGNAASVLVGDFIYTRAFQMMTSLESLRVLALMSEAVNVIAEGEVLQLMNCNDPDITEESYMRVIYSKTARLFEAAAQSSSILAGATPEQENALKDYGRYLGTAFQLIDDLLDYSADGNVLGKNTGDDLNEGKPTLPLLHAMRQGNKEQSSLIRKAIEEGNGRHLLDTVLATMQQCGSLEYTRKRAEEEADKAILSLQQLPETPYRIALEGLAHLAVKRDF; this is translated from the coding sequence ATGAATCTAGAACAAATAACAACATTGGCTGCGCAAGATATGGCGGCGGTGAATGATGTCATTCTCAAACACCTAAATTCCGACGTCGTTTTGATTAATCAGCTTGGCCATTACATCATTGACGGCGGAGGGAAGCGGATACGTCCAATGATTGCGGTACTTGCCGCCAGAGCGCTCGCCTATGCCGGCGATAAACATATCACTGTTGCTGCATTGATTGAATTCATCCATACCGCAACATTGTTACATGATGATGTGGTAGATGAATCCGACATGCGTCGGGGCAAAGCAACCGCAAATGCCGCCTTTGGCAACGCCGCGAGCGTGTTGGTTGGTGATTTCATCTATACCAGAGCATTCCAGATGATGACCAGCCTCGAATCGCTGCGCGTGCTAGCCCTAATGTCAGAAGCTGTGAATGTCATTGCTGAAGGCGAAGTCTTACAGTTAATGAATTGCAATGACCCGGACATTACCGAAGAAAGCTATATGCGTGTTATTTATAGTAAAACAGCACGTTTGTTTGAGGCTGCGGCGCAATCTTCATCTATTCTTGCAGGTGCAACGCCAGAGCAGGAAAATGCGCTAAAGGACTATGGTCGATACTTGGGCACTGCGTTTCAATTGATTGACGATCTACTAGATTACAGCGCGGATGGTAACGTTCTGGGCAAAAACACAGGTGATGATCTCAATGAGGGTAAGCCAACATTGCCGCTACTACACGCGATGCGACAGGGTAACAAGGAACAAAGTTCGTTAATTCGTAAGGCGATTGAAGAAGGAAATGGACGTCATCTGCTCGACACCGTTCTTGCGACAATGCAGCAGTGTGGATCGCTTGAATATACGCGTAAGCGAGCTGAAGAAGAGGCAGATAAAGCGATTCTATCTCTACAGCAACTACCGGAAACGCCATACCGTATTGCGCTAGAGGGGCTTGCTCACCTTGCTGTCAAGCGCGATTTCTAA
- the rplU gene encoding 50S ribosomal protein L21 gives MYAVFQSGGKQHRVSEGQTVRLEKLDIATGEAVEFDQVLMVANGEEIKIGVPFVDGGKIKAEVVAHGRGEKVKIVKFRRRKHYRKQAGHRQWFTDVKITGISA, from the coding sequence ATGTACGCAGTTTTCCAAAGTGGTGGTAAACAACACCGAGTAAGCGAAGGGCAAACCGTTCGCTTGGAAAAGCTGGACATCGCAACTGGTGAAGCCGTTGAGTTTGACCAGGTTCTGATGGTTGCCAACGGTGAAGAAATAAAAATCGGCGTTCCTTTCGTCGATGGCGGTAAGATCAAGGCTGAAGTCGTTGCTCATGGTCGTGGCGAGAAAGTGAAGATCGTCAAGTTCCGTCGCCGTAAACACTACCGTAAGCAAGCAGGTCACCGTCAGTGGTTCACTGATGTGAAAATTACCGGCATTAGCGCTTAA
- the rpmA gene encoding 50S ribosomal protein L27, producing the protein MAHKKAGGSTRNGRDSNAQRLGVKRFGGESVLAGNIIVRQRGTKFHAGTNVGCGKDHTLFALTDGKVQFEVKGPKNRKFISIVAA; encoded by the coding sequence ATGGCACACAAGAAAGCTGGCGGTTCAACCCGTAATGGTCGCGATTCTAACGCACAACGTTTAGGTGTAAAACGTTTCGGCGGTGAGAGTGTACTGGCAGGTAACATCATCGTTCGTCAACGTGGTACCAAATTCCATGCAGGAACTAACGTTGGTTGCGGGAAAGACCATACTCTGTTCGCTTTGACTGATGGTAAAGTTCAGTTTGAAGTTAAAGGCCCTAAAAATCGTAAATTTATCAGCATCGTTGCTGCGTAA
- a CDS encoding DMT family transporter yields the protein MNTKQQTGIGFCLALVTAVCWGALPIAMKQVLIVMEPYTVVWYRFLIASIGLGIILSSRHNLPPIRIFRHRRWWILLLVATAGLLGNFVFFSSSLQYLSPTASQVIGQLSPVGMMFASVLILREKMRGTQVIGAIMLICGLTMFFNTSLVEIFTRLTDYTLGVLLGVCAATVWVAYGVAQKVLLRRLTSAQILFLLYVLCVIFITPFAKPDVIFQLSGWQLICLLFCGANTLIGYGALAEAMARWQASQVSAVVTLTPLFTLLFSDLLALAWPDFFIAQALNWIGYLGAFVVVAGAMFSAIGHRLFPGKKDLVPPLMPQK from the coding sequence ATGAACACTAAACAGCAGACGGGGATCGGGTTTTGTCTGGCGCTGGTTACGGCAGTATGCTGGGGGGCATTACCGATAGCCATGAAACAGGTTCTGATAGTCATGGAACCTTATACTGTTGTTTGGTATCGTTTTCTTATTGCGTCCATAGGGCTTGGCATCATTTTGTCTTCTCGTCATAATCTGCCGCCGATACGGATTTTTCGTCATCGTCGTTGGTGGATTTTGTTACTTGTTGCCACGGCAGGGTTGTTAGGCAATTTTGTTTTCTTTAGTTCGTCTTTACAGTATCTGAGTCCAACGGCGTCCCAGGTTATTGGGCAACTCTCCCCGGTTGGGATGATGTTCGCCAGTGTGCTTATCTTAAGAGAAAAAATGCGTGGTACACAGGTGATTGGCGCAATTATGCTGATCTGTGGCCTGACTATGTTTTTTAACACTAGCCTTGTTGAGATTTTTACCCGCTTGACGGACTACACGCTGGGCGTACTGTTAGGTGTTTGCGCAGCGACGGTATGGGTAGCTTATGGCGTCGCACAGAAGGTACTATTACGACGTCTAACATCAGCGCAAATTTTGTTCTTACTATATGTACTGTGTGTCATCTTCATAACGCCTTTTGCTAAGCCTGATGTTATTTTCCAGCTTAGTGGCTGGCAACTTATATGCCTGCTGTTCTGCGGTGCGAATACATTGATTGGCTATGGCGCGCTGGCTGAGGCAATGGCGCGTTGGCAGGCGTCGCAGGTAAGCGCTGTCGTTACGCTGACACCGTTGTTTACATTGCTATTTTCCGATTTACTCGCGTTAGCGTGGCCAGATTTTTTTATCGCTCAGGCGCTGAATTGGATCGGCTATCTAGGGGCTTTTGTCGTTGTTGCCGGCGCGATGTTTTCGGCTATCGGACATCGTTTATTCCCTGGAAAGAAAGATCTCGTGCCGCCGTTGATGCCGCAAAAGTAG
- the cgtA gene encoding Obg family GTPase CgtA — translation MKFVDEATILVVAGDGGNGCVSFRREKYIPNGGPDGGDGGDGGDVYLLADENLNTLIDYRFEKSFRAERGQNGQSRDCTGKRGKDITIKVPVGTRVLDQGTGEVLGDMTHHQQRLMVAKGGWHGLGNSRFKSSVNRAPRQKTNGTKGEERELMLELLLLADVGMLGLPNAGKSTFIRAVSAAKPKVADYPFTTLVPSLGVVRMDSEQSFVVADIPGLIEGASDGAGLGIRFLKHLERCRVLLHLVDLAPVDESDPVENAKVIINELEQYGAGLAEKPRWLVFNKIDLIDKAEAEKRAKDIATALGWDDKYYLISAANREGITPLCWDVMSFLKANPKITAMAESATEKVEFMWDDYHREQLAEVEKEAEEEWDDDWNDEDDEGVEIIYQK, via the coding sequence ATGAAGTTTGTAGATGAAGCCACAATACTTGTTGTGGCGGGCGATGGCGGCAACGGTTGTGTTAGCTTTCGCCGCGAAAAATATATTCCTAACGGTGGCCCAGATGGCGGCGACGGTGGCGATGGCGGTGACGTTTACCTGCTGGCTGATGAAAATCTTAATACGCTGATTGATTATCGGTTCGAAAAATCTTTTCGCGCAGAGCGAGGGCAAAACGGACAAAGCCGCGATTGTACCGGCAAACGTGGTAAAGATATCACGATTAAGGTTCCTGTTGGTACGCGTGTTCTGGATCAAGGAACAGGAGAGGTACTCGGCGATATGACGCACCATCAGCAGAGACTGATGGTGGCGAAAGGGGGATGGCATGGTTTAGGCAACTCGCGTTTTAAATCATCTGTTAATCGCGCCCCCCGCCAAAAAACGAACGGTACAAAAGGCGAAGAACGTGAGCTGATGTTAGAGTTGCTGTTATTGGCGGATGTGGGGATGCTTGGCTTGCCTAATGCAGGCAAATCAACTTTTATCCGTGCCGTTTCGGCAGCTAAGCCGAAAGTCGCCGATTATCCGTTTACTACGTTGGTTCCTAGCCTTGGCGTAGTGCGCATGGATAGCGAGCAGAGCTTTGTTGTGGCAGATATCCCTGGCTTAATTGAAGGCGCTTCTGACGGGGCGGGATTGGGCATTCGCTTTCTAAAACATCTTGAGCGTTGCCGCGTACTGTTACACTTGGTTGATTTAGCGCCGGTAGATGAGTCTGATCCAGTTGAAAATGCCAAAGTCATTATCAACGAGTTAGAGCAGTATGGTGCAGGCTTGGCAGAAAAACCACGTTGGCTGGTTTTTAATAAAATAGATTTGATTGATAAGGCTGAGGCGGAAAAACGGGCCAAAGATATCGCCACCGCACTAGGTTGGGATGACAAGTACTATCTGATTTCTGCTGCCAACCGCGAAGGCATTACCCCACTGTGCTGGGATGTGATGAGCTTCCTGAAAGCGAACCCGAAAATAACAGCGATGGCTGAAAGTGCGACGGAAAAAGTCGAGTTCATGTGGGATGATTATCATCGCGAACAACTGGCCGAAGTAGAAAAAGAGGCTGAAGAAGAATGGGATGATGATTGGAACGATGAAGATGATGAAGGCGTTGAAATTATTTATCAAAAATAA